GTGCATTTAAAATCTACACAAATTAAAAGCTTGACCTTGTCTGTTACCTATTTGCTACTACCTACTTCTTTGCACTGtagattttttcattaaatttgttATGTCTTCCTAAATATGAGTATAATGTAAGAGGAAAGCTAGTCTGAGAAGGATCTGGTGgattgatttctttctgttgtggttAACCAGTGGAGCAAATCTTGTGTTTGAATTACGGTCTGTAGAGGTTATGCTTATATGTGCTTCTGAGGCTGCCTGGTTCTGTTAAAGTGTTTTCTGGAAGCAGTGTTTCTAACACATTGTAATTATCTTTCTGCATGTTAATTACGATTCAAGAGCTCCTTAGAGAAGGATGCGCTCTCAGCAGTAAGATTTGAAATTCTCTGATGGGAACTTTGggcttatttttcagtggagaGAAACTCAGGCTTGCAGCAAATTgcctgatttttgttttggctcAATTGCTTCTCAAACGCCTGGAGCAGGTGTTAGAACACTTTTTATTTACAAGTGTCTGAAACATCCACCTAATAAAACTCTGTTGACTTACATCAGGAAGAAGTGAGGTGATCATTTTGGAATATTCTGTGTAATAATATTCATTTGTCTAATTTAGAATatgaaaaacaacagagaaaggaaagaattggTTTTACTATATGTTTATGCAATTTCTGTACTGATTTCTTATGTCAGGTAGGGCTCCTCTCAGTAAGATATGaatgaaaaccaaaagacaGCAGCATGTCAAGGTAGGGCCCGCTAAATTCTTAGATGAAAAATTTATTGCTGCCAGTTGTTGATTTGAGCTACTTGGTTTgtgattttgaaatatatttcacaaaCTGACTGtcatttatataattttatataattaaatttccatttaatcTCTTCCATTGGAATTGAATGCTCTTTCACATGGATTTTTATATTCTCTGATTTTTCATGCTCTCTCAGTACGAGGTGAATGTATGAAGAGCCCTGTATCACCGTTTGGGTGATTTACACAACTTGAAGCAGAACGCACTGTTAGCATACACTGTGCATTTTCTAATGGATAAACATACCCCCATGTCTTTGGCGGTGATACCAGCAGACAATTCATAATATCTTCTGTCTGAATTGTTGTAAACACAAATGATAGTTATTTATAGTGGAAAAAGCATAAAGGAActcgcttttttttttctttaagaagttCGTATCGTGGACTTTGATAGCCTGAAAGAGGATTGCAGAGCTCCCAGATACCTTTGCATGACTGAATCCTAAAAGAGCAGTTGTGTGACCCCTTGCATTTTGCTACAGGGGACTGCACTGGTACAGGTTAATccacattttttattcttattgtTCTTTGCCAATTTCATGCTAGTCataaatgacaatttttttcaagattggtgtgttttgggtttatttcaaGGAACGATGTAGCTCCAGCCTTTCCAAGTGTAGCTTCTAAATTACTGTAGTGACCAACTAAGAGAAAACGTAgagatttcaaaaaagaaaataaacaaagaaaaaaacaagtccGTCCTTTTGTAAAGGGTAAAATGTCAGCCTTCAACAGTGCTGTTACAGTGAATATTACCGTGTATACAAAACTGTCATTAGAAAGTGTGTGTAAATGTTATGTTAGTCATCtaaatgtttcttcttgctCATAAACAGAATCATTAATATCAAAGATAAAGACTAACCTGGCACTTAACTCAGATTTACTGTAAAAAACAACGGCACAAAGTAAACAAGTtagtgaaaagtatttttttttcatcagaccataaaacacagcaaggcaaaaaaaatagaACTAGATACAATGGCATTAATAACTATcgctgcactttttttcttcttagatgtaaatgtttaatttctttgtctAGAGAATACTTTGTGGCTTGCCCATacaacttattttttatttgtaggaAGCTTAACAAAAGGCATGACTGCAGAGTTTCTCTAAATCTGCCTGAAATTTGAACTCCTGaataaaattgcattaaatACATCTCAGTTGCAGGGGACaatctttaggaaaaaaaatatgctttcagTTTATTCTTGGATACACTTGATCTGTTTTAAACTCATGTTCTAATGAGAGGggatacatatataaaaatacagctgtatgTAGCTGTATACAATAATACGTACAATTATACAGATTCTGTTTTATTAAGTCACAATTCTTACTGTGTATTCTGAGTATACCTAAACATGCCACATTGACACATCCAGACAAAATTGTATATATGTTTGAAATGTAGTAAGTACCACAAAGTTTGTGTTTATAGAAGCTTACTTTGTGCATAATGCCTTTatataatttccatttctgtaaagACATTGTGTTATCACAGATTTCAGTCCTGTCCTGTTATAGGCAATAAGATACAGGAGAAGTagctttgatttgttttcagtaaacaCAGTATGCAAGTTATTACATGTGCTTATTGCTTGGTTTTCAACAAGAATCGTGATCTGTAACATACCTGCTCCATATGCACTCCTGGAAATTTTTATATGGcgttttattttttcactgtggCACTCTGAAGCATGCTTCAGGTCTTTGTCCTAAAAAGAATTCAATTAAGCAAATTTATTTATACggtgaaacaaaattattttttgctgcaGTCTGAGGTAGATTGCACTTCGTGAAAATATGGTGTCTCCTGTTTTTTGTAATAATGCATTGTTAGCCTTTCACTGTCTTTTGGTTTAGTCATTTCAATATCCTTTCTACAGCTTTTGTGGTCTGGTCTGGTGCATTTAggtttctctcttcctcaggACTGGAATAATTAGATATCAAATACACAGCAGAGTAGAGTTGTTCAAATATAATAATGATATCCTCACAGATGGGATTTTATCCTGTCTATCTCCTGCATAACCCATCAGACCAAACAAAGAGTACGGTGAGTGTGTGCACTCACACACGTATACACCAGTGGGAGAATGGCAGGAATGTCATATGATTGACAGCTGTGTGGTATATAGAAACATTCTGAGGCTTTAATTCTTGCAGATAGAAGGATATGTGAAAACAGATGccctcttcaggaaaaaaattctaaattaTATTCTTTGAATAAGAAAACTGACTGCCTTTAGAACTAAAGTACTACAAAACCCAGTAACAACAAAGAAGCAGGTTTTATGCTTCACTTTTCCTACAGGCTAAATTTGCATTTGGCTCCCTATAGATGGtcaaaagctgctgctctcaggaCCCTGCACCTTTTGTCTAAAGGCCAGCTCATCGTTTGTTTCAATCACCTAcatcagtgcattttttttctaagaactacaaaacatttttattaagaaagTGATAATGCCTAGAAAGATGCATCCTTCAGGAGAATCATGAATCAAAAATACTGCACTGGTGCAGTACAAAGACTTTTTCAAACTACAGTCCATCTGATATTTCAAAGCTTACCTAGCAGTGTTTCTACATCTGTAGAAAGAGTGGATTTTTTTAGTAGAACCTGTGCCTTTAAGATAAAGATTAAGATAGATCAGTAAGataggagaaaagaaatttaaaagctgtttgaatCTACAAGTCAAAGttgtaattgctttttttgggttcattttttaaatgggagGATAGGTTTGCCacttgcaatttttattttactttgatgGAAAGTAAACCTGCTTTGGTGATTTAGATTTCAAACCATTGTATAACAGGATCATACTGACTGTCAAAGGTGCTGGACGGTATCATTCAGCAGAATTGTAAGGAtatttcctctccttccttctgtgtTACTTTTACCTTTATTCCTTCTCTTCAGAGGCAGGtggaaggcagggaaggagggcaggagagaaaaaaaaggtttgaggaagaaatgtgcaggaaataattaaaaaaaaatctgtgaaagaaaatgtaacagaaattgAGTTAGCAGTTAATTTAACAGTTGCTGTAAGCCATCAGACTATAAGAACTTTGAAATCTGAGCACAGAACAAGAACTCAATcataaagaaggggaaaaaaaggcaaaaaaaaaaaaagcaaaacaaaaccaagaagtcCCATGTGAGTCAGTTTCAGTTGCCATCAATACATACTTTGTAGGATACACCTGGCCTATAGAGATGgatgttttccattaaaagttGCATTGtttacaaagcagaaattttcaAACCAAAAGCAGGTGGATCTCCTGCTGAGCTTATTGCCATGCAAACTGCTCTAATCTTCTAAGGTATCCATTCCTTGATGGATAGAGTTTcagctttttaatatattggCTGGTGGGATCCGGAGGATTCTGTGATGCATCACTGCTATAAGGCATATCTCGTAGGAGTATAAAAACATTAGTCATATTCCCTGTCTGCCCTGTCATCCCTCAATTTTCGGCAACTTTCTACTTAAGCAGTGTTGCAAGCTGAACAGCTTTTGGAAATGCCTCTGGCCTTCCTTAGTCAGGACAGAGGCACTAGAGGATTCATTAGCCTTTCTGGTGATATCCGTGGAGCCATTTATATCAGCTTTTCATTATGCCTGGTTTGTTAATTTAGAGCTTAACTCGATTTCTACGTGAATGCTTTGCACTAGTGGAACGTGTTTTCACTCAGCTTTTCTGTTAAGTCAAAGCAGAGCCCTTCTCTCTTTTCAGAGCACAACTCAGCTCAAGTTCTTGGACTGGTTTCAGCATGTAGTGTTAAGGTCAGTGAGGactcttgggttttgttgttttctggaaaattatACCGGATCTTGAACACCAAAGTAAAGGCAATCTTGATTTGAAATTCATATTGTTTTCATCAGCTGAACTTCATTCTGTCTCccatttctgttgctgctgcagtctTTCAACATGGACACGCATGTGATATTAAAGTCCCTTTGTGTTAGATAAATTATCATAACCTCACTTGTCCTGAAAACTCTGTATTTATAGATAAATTATCATAATCTCACTTGTCCTGAAGATTCCATATTTACCAgtattctgtttaaaaagcataCTATCAAATCTGTTGAACAtatcaaaaataattatggaTAAGTGCCCTGTCATGTGTGTTAATTGAATTGCATATCCTTGACAAGGGAGTTAATCTAAACTGACCAAGACAGTAGAAGGTGGTGAGTGGGGAATCTGTCTCTACTAACAATTCTGAAATGCCAAACCTAATCAGCTGCAGTTGGTATTATCCCTCAAACATGTTCCTTGTGTTGATGGCATAGAGAAATGAGCTGCCTTGCTTATAAATGAAGTCATACATCTTTATTTAGAATTACCACATTTAATTATGCTGCTGATACAATTTGCTATGATAAAATTAGTACAGTGCTGGTTTAGTTTTCTGATTCCAATGAGCTGTACACTTAAGCTGTCTGAAGGAGATATTCAttcaagaaacacattttttattaaaaaaaaaaaaaagttcattattCTGCCTGCCAAGTGGAATTGGAATCCACAGCATCATCTGATCCCTCTATTCAGTAAATACAGTATCTCAAAATATTGAGTGTGCTAAATAGCAATATAGTAATGGGATAGCAATTATAGCAGTAAGATCTGTCTGCTGGAGGCTGTTTCCAACATCTGTTGCATATACATTCCCATAACAGCTGGACTTATGTGATGTGAGCACAGTATATTCAGATGatcatgttttgctttgtctgatatgcctttaaaataaacttgatGTCACTtaaaagattttgcattttgtcGCTGAAAGTAGCAGTAAAGTTGatttaaaatagcagaaagCCTGTATTGTGAGCCGGAATGATGGACTCGTTCAGCACCGTGGTTTGTGGCAGCACAGTCCGGCAGACTCCAGGGCAGCGCGGACTGAAGGAACGTGGAACTTGTGCAGGGCAGCACTCAGGTTGCTCATcagcctgctctgcccttcagGGGAGTGAAATGCTGTACGTATGCAACTGCATCCCTTCTAGGGATCGAACTGGACCTTCCCTACGGCTGTATGCTGTGCTCCATAAATACACCAGCTGACTAAATGCTGCTTTAGGTATCTTCACTGTGAGGCTGGActtaaaagaatattattttttttttttttaattgagtttGGGATGTATAACTTGTAGAGGAGATGGCTGAGAGGGAACATTACTGAAACAGTTAAGCCCAGAGCCAGTgtttgcagcagaaagcagatgcAGTTTGTGCTGTCAGGACATCGGCAGGGTGGCAAAGCAAAGGGGTTTTGGGGTAAAGGTCTGGAATAGGCTTCCAGCTGGGTTGGAATgtacaagtttttaaaaacagctcgACTGGCTGGGAACGATTATATTAATTATGACCTGGTAACAGGGACAGACCTGACGTTAACAGATCCTTGCACTCCCATTTAATATACAGAGGCGAGACAGGAATTACTCAGAAAATAAGGCCCTCTAGTACCTGTGTGCTCCGTAACTAAACATCAGATAGTGAATGTCAGAAACACTAACTTTCTTGGGTTTAGAAATCACTTCATCTGTTCGTTTTTGTTTCCCCAGCATTGAATACTTAAGATTCAACTGGACAGCGTGTTGGGCCGTCTTGTCTAGACTGTGTTTTCccaagaaaggttggaccagatgatccttgaggtccaggtcctttccaacctggtattctatggttctatgattttTACCATTAGAAGCtattttaaatagataaaaataaaaaattgtatttaaaaattgtagaAACCCATTGAATGAAACTTGCTTGCAAATAATCTGAATTATCTTGTATGTAACTTGGCATGTTGtagttttcttgctttgtttttgaagaCATCAGTAGCGCACAGGCTTTTTGCCTGACCAGATGTCAGGTTTGCTCCAATAGAGATtacacaaacaagcaaaaagcatTCATTCTTATTAAAAGAATTTGATATACAttattttagaaggaaataaacCTTTCTCCAAGTTATGTGCAACTAAACTTAACATCATTATGCCAGTGCAGGGGAACTAGAAAGTAAATTTGACTGAGCAGGGCTGAAACAGTCCAGACCTCTTTACAGCTGAGAGTAAAATGTAAGATTTAAGCAATAAAAGTGGTGATGTAATTgttatcttaaaataattagatttcCACTGGTCTCCAGTCCCAAATAATAAGTGTAAAAGCTTTTCAAGgaattgattttaatttttggcTTGATTCCAGCCCTCTTAAGAGCGGTCTAGCTGACTTCCTGCTGTGATAGCTGCTGAAAGTTTCTTGAACTCGTGCAGACTTGCTGTGCAGTTCCTGGGCCAGCTTAGCTGCAGTCCTGATCCCTTCCAAGGGCAATGCTTGTGGCAAGGTGATATGGGGCTCGCATTAAGCGTGAGGATGACCTGACCACCACCTAAGAGCAAGGCGAACCCCTGAGGTCCTGAAAGAAGCAATGGTAACAGTGCgaggggagaaagaaatgggCCGTGAGGCATGAATTCAGTCATGAGGCCTGAGTGCAGGAGTCCACGCTTCACCCTAGGGCTGGATTTCTTCAGCAGTCCTTCACCTGGGGTTTAGTCTGGAGGGACGTTgcttcacacagcagcagcctgcagcccgaCAGCATGGCTCTGGTGCTGATTTCTACATCTTCCCTCCTTACATACCTTATGGTATGCCTGATCACGTCAAACTAATCATAGAGACGCAAGTGGAAATATGTGCCTGACCATACATACACCATCTGTTTCTAATACATGTAGTTGAAATGGAGAAATTTCGCTGCATGTAGACACACTAatgttcctcctctgcctggggcaCCCAAGACATTGAAAAGACATTTGAACATAAGGATTGTGCCCAAATGCCTTATCAGTTTAATTTCCCATGTTGGCTTAGTTTTCATACCTCTGAGTTCCATTTCATGGAACTGGTAGTAAAGAATTATTAATGTTTTTGGTGTTGCAATATTAATCAAGAGGTAAAAAAGGTTACTTGAATTCCAAAGCTAGAAgattattttcatgcaaaagtACCATTCCTGAGTCTCAGCTGTTATcccattaaaagcaaaaatgcacGTAGTGATGACTGATGAttccaaaaaaaatctatgcATGAAATATAATGGATATTAAAAGCTTTGGATGAAAGTGAATTGTCAGCAGGTACTTGctgtatttatgtatgtttgCTTGTATTATAAATTTTCAAACTGACACCacagaaatgtctgtgaaaGGTGagctagaaataattttaattatggACTCTGTGTGTGACTGAGTTCGATTTGCTAGTACAAACGCTTGGGATGACAGCCTTTACACCTTTGTGTTGTTTGTACTTTGTACCCTTGCATTCTTCCCCTGCATCTGGTGGGTGATGTTGTGGAACTCTTAGGCTGGTAGTATTTTGTCTCTATTTGGTCATGGTGCTCACAATGGGATAGAGGTGCATACTAAAAGCTAATGCCCTTATCAGCTTAAGGAAGGTCATAGCCTTAAGAATGATTTCTATTGGACCCTCTCCCCACAGTACTGTACCTCATGAGTAATCCTGAAGAATCACAAAGCCTTGGGTTTAAGTTTGGATTCTGTACAGCTGTGCTGCCACTAGACTGTGAGGCACATTGAAATGGGTTGCTGTTAACACcatcaaaataatgttttcagtgGAAGTATTGAGCAACTGAGTCTACAATTTGTATCAACAACTTTATGAGCAAAATGTCACATACTGCAGGTGTTTTAAATCTCTCTTGCTGTTCGAGAATGCGATTAGCTCTGTGGCGATGCAGCCTGTGCTTTGGTCTTCTCAGGCTCATCAGTTCTTTTTCAGCACTCTAGAAGATCTGATTGCCttgaaaaccttttaaaacatactttaattttcttgctgttctgtcAGTCCACTCAAGTTAGCTTTGTGCTCTTCATCACTCAGTGTAACGTAAAGGCACCTCACTCCGTTTTGAAAGGCATCGCCATGGTGGTTTGattgcatgaaataaaaacaacatcCTTTTCCCATCAGACATTTACAGTagatcaaaaccaaaatgacaaCTCGAATGTTGAAAGTGGCTTCCTCAAACAGTGACAAAAAGTAGCCATGAGCAAACGAGAGCTGAAACACTTTGGTCATATTTAGTTCCACAAATAGGTTTCACTTTTTGTCAGGCTTCCTGTATTCTGTGAGCTTGTATGTGTTCAGCAGTGTGCTATGAACAGCAGTGACAGTTACTTTAATTTTGTAGTCATGTGGCAAAGCAGTAAAATATCTGCGATGTATTTCATGGACAAAGATTCCAAACTGTCTAACTTATTTCAACAGGCAAGCAGTCCTACAACAGGAACAGCTCCCAGGAGTCAGTCACGGTTGTCTGTCTGCCCTTCCACTCAGGACATTTGTAGGTATGTGCTGAGAAAAATACACTCTAATCTGGCTGACGCTTGAtagttgtttttattaaataatatgtAGCTCTTGCTTCCGCTTAACGCTATTCATAATTTACATAGACTTTAGTTGTCTTTTgatctttgttttcattctgtttttgCTTTTCGGTCTCATGTTTTTCTATTAGAATTCATgttctcattttcattcttttttttggtgatttctCTCTTCCCATCCACCTTTACCATTTCCATCCCTTTCCTTTGCTTACTGCTTTGTCTAGATCTACTACTTTGCATGACTTGTCAGAAGATGAGCTTGAACATGCAACCCCTGTCATGGTGCTGACCCCTTCTAATAGGGAGTCTGGTAAGAAACAAGTAAAACGAAGGTTTAGGCGGAAAAGAGAGACTGGAGACAATGGTGAGcatacagaaaagcaaggaaaggggaaagaatgCAAATTGCATCCTGAGCCTGCGAGATCCAGCTGGAAGGCATCTGATTCATCATCATCTTCGGATGAGAGTCAGTGGGCTCAGGCTAGGAGGAGAGCAAGAGAAAAGGCCAGAATGgccaggagagggagaaggaacagTAGATCGTGCAGTAACCAGGACTGGTTCTCAAAGAATAATGCTGTCGAACTTGTCACCTTGGGgacaatggggaaaaagaagcaagaggTATCTGACCCTGAGAATCCTACTTTAAATCACCGCCGAAGAAGGGTTCCAAAGCTTAAGGAGTCACAGTCTTCAGTGTCATCTCAGGAAGCAAGGATTTCCTCAAGAAAGTgtgggaaaagcaaagggaaaagctaCTACAGAGATCGGCAGCCTGCGTCTTTCCTTAGGCACGGCAGAGGTTCCAAGGAGCACTTTGCAGACGCAGGCTCTGGCAGTGATGCTCTGGCAGTCCCAGATAACAGAGCACCCGCTGGGGCAGGGTCCGGTGTGACTGATGCTGTTCAGAAGCCTCCAGTGTTGTGTGATGACTGGTCTGATGATTTAGAAGTGTGCAGGTTAGTGCCTAATAAGAAAGATTTTACGTTCTTAAGAGGAGTTTCTCACCACCGGGGGTTGAGGGTCCTTCTCTTGACTGCTCTCTGTCACTTTTTCTCAGTAATGAGCTGCTAGGCAGGCCGCGTGGAGCAACACAAAAACCTTGGCTAACAGAGATGTTAGTGTATCTCAGTCTGAAAAGATACTTCTcttatttaaaagcagtaaatcCTACAAGGgaaccaaatatttttctttgctccattttttttcatggtgacGGACACACTGTGTCCTCTGGCAGAGTATTGCTGCGTTTTAAATCCCCAGCCAGAGGCAGCGAGGGAGGCAGCGCCTGACAGCTGAATGCAATGGGATACGGAGTTTTTCCTCCTCAGGTGATCAGTTCAAATCCAGCTTTGGTCCCGCTGTCACTTTTCTTTGACTTTCATGAAATAAACGTATGGTCTTGATTCAGTGTCCTCTAGAGCCGCATTATCACAGCAATCTGATGGACTGTACGTGCGAAGCACCCCCTCCAGCCGGGCGTGAGTGGCAGGGGTATTGGCAGCGCTGAACAGCTCTGCACTGTGAATGGGTAGGGGACCGGTAGTTTGGTACCCATCACAAGGATTGCAAAGGTACAAAGGATGGTTGGgcagaatgaaaattaaaacaagcttttggaaagaaaaagcaaaaccaacagtTCTCTCTAATCCATAAATTCAGGCTTCTGACAGTCTGATACCCTTGGTGTGAGGCATGCAGTTGTGCAAGGGGAGTATTTTCCCCTAGGAATGATAGCAAGTTGGCCACTTCTGAGCTAAAGTATGAATTTTACTTGTCTACTAGGCAACCTGGGTGTTATGCACCATCCCATAAGTtttacagaactgaaacaaataatt
The Falco rusticolus isolate bFalRus1 chromosome 1, bFalRus1.pri, whole genome shotgun sequence genome window above contains:
- the MARCHF1 gene encoding E3 ubiquitin-protein ligase MARCHF1 isoform X1, whose translation is MLGWCQAIARNPHRLPNSTRTPEVSGDASHNSSLNDKSPGRSTSRSSNISKASSPTTGTAPRSQSRLSVCPSTQDICRSTTLHDLSEDELEHATPVMVLTPSNRESGKKQVKRRFRRKRETGDNGEHTEKQGKGKECKLHPEPARSSWKASDSSSSSDESQWAQARRRAREKARMARRGRRNSRSCSNQDWFSKNNAVELVTLGTMGKKKQEVSDPENPTLNHRRRRVPKLKESQSSVSSQEARISSRKCGKSKGKSYYRDRQPASFLRHGRGSKEHFADAGSGSDALAVPDNRAPAGAGSGVTDAVQKPPVLCDDWSDDLEVCRICHCEGDDESPLITPCRCTGTLRFVHQACLHQWIKSSDTRCCELCKYDFIMETKLKPLRKWEKLQMTTSERRKIVCSVTFHIIAITCVVWSLYVLIDRTAEEIKQGNDNGVLEWPFWTKLVVVAIGFTGGLVFMYVQCKVYVQLWRRLKAYNRVIFVQNCPDTAKKLEEKNSSCTQTSDVKDAVVVRVAQTGTNSQPAAEETSEVMPV
- the MARCHF1 gene encoding E3 ubiquitin-protein ligase MARCHF1 isoform X4; the protein is MVLTPSNRESGKKQVKRRFRRKRETGDNGEHTEKQGKGKECKLHPEPARSSWKASDSSSSSDESQWAQARRRAREKARMARRGRRNSRSCSNQDWFSKNNAVELVTLGTMGKKKQEVSDPENPTLNHRRRRVPKLKESQSSVSSQEARISSRKCGKSKGKSYYRDRQPASFLRHGRGSKEHFADAGSGSDALAVPDNRAPAGAGSGVTDAVQKPPVLCDDWSDDLEVCRICHCEGDDESPLITPCRCTGTLRFVHQACLHQWIKSSDTRCCELCKYDFIMETKLKPLRKWEKLQMTTSERRKIVCSVTFHIIAITCVVWSLYVLIDRTAEEIKQGNDNGVLEWPFWTKLVVVAIGFTGGLVFMYVQCKVYVQLWRRLKAYNRVIFVQNCPDTAKKLEEKNSSCTQTSDVKDAVVVRVAQTGTNSQPAAEETSEVMPV
- the MARCHF1 gene encoding E3 ubiquitin-protein ligase MARCHF1 isoform X2, translating into MPLQQISVVPARETASNGRSSVGRNKEKSKEVENDKSPGRSTSRSSNISKASSPTTGTAPRSQSRLSVCPSTQDICRSTTLHDLSEDELEHATPVMVLTPSNRESGKKQVKRRFRRKRETGDNGEHTEKQGKGKECKLHPEPARSSWKASDSSSSSDESQWAQARRRAREKARMARRGRRNSRSCSNQDWFSKNNAVELVTLGTMGKKKQEVSDPENPTLNHRRRRVPKLKESQSSVSSQEARISSRKCGKSKGKSYYRDRQPASFLRHGRGSKEHFADAGSGSDALAVPDNRAPAGAGSGVTDAVQKPPVLCDDWSDDLEVCRICHCEGDDESPLITPCRCTGTLRFVHQACLHQWIKSSDTRCCELCKYDFIMETKLKPLRKWEKLQMTTSERRKIVCSVTFHIIAITCVVWSLYVLIDRTAEEIKQGNDNGVLEWPFWTKLVVVAIGFTGGLVFMYVQCKVYVQLWRRLKAYNRVIFVQNCPDTAKKLEEKNSSCTQTSDVKDAVVVRVAQTGTNSQPAAEETSEVMPV
- the MARCHF1 gene encoding E3 ubiquitin-protein ligase MARCHF1 isoform X3, which encodes MLGWCQAIARNPHRLPNSTRTPEVSGDASHNSSLNDKSPGRSTSRSSNISKASSPTTGTAPRSQSRLSVCPSTQDICRSTTLHDLSEDELEHATPVMVLTPSNRESGKKQVKRRFRRKRETGDNGEHTEKQGKGKECKLHPEPARSSWKASDSSSSSDESQWAQARRRAREKARMARRGRRNSRSCSNQDWFSKNNAVELVTLGTMGKKKQEVSDPENPTLNHRRRRVPKLKESQSSVSSQEARISSRKCGKSKGKSYYRDRQPASFLRHGRGSKEHFADAGSGSDALAVPDNRAPAGAGSGVTDAVQKPPVLCDDWSDDLEVCRICHCEGDDESPLITPCRCTGTLRFVHQACLHQWIKSSDTRCCELCKYDFIMETKLKPLRKWEKLQMTTSERRKIVCSVTFHIIAITCVVWSLYVLIDRTAEEIKQGVLEWPFWTKLVVVAIGFTGGLVFMYVQCKVYVQLWRRLKAYNRVIFVQNCPDTAKKLEEKNSSCTQTSDVKDAVVVRVAQTGTNSQPAAEETSEVMPV